Part of the Solanum pennellii chromosome 10, SPENNV200 genome is shown below.
NNNNNNNNNNNNNNNNNNNNNNNNNNNNNNNNNNNNNNNNNNNNNNNNNNNNNNNNNNNNNNNNNNNNNNNNNNNNNNNNNNNNNNNNNNNNNNNNNNNNNNNNNNNNNNNNNNNNNNNNNNNNNNNNNNNNNNNNNNNNNNNNNNNNNNNNNNNNNNNNNNNNNNNNNNNNNNNNNNNNNNNNNNNNNNNNNNNNNNNNNNNNNNNNNNNNNNNNNNNNNNNNNNNNNNNNNNNNNNNNNNNNNNNNNNNNNNNNNNNNNNNNNNNNNNNNNNNNNNNNNNNNNNNNNNNNNNNNNNNNNNNNNNNNNNNNNNNNNNNNNNNNNNNNNNNNNNNNNNNNNNNNNNNNNNNNNNNNNNNNNNNNNNNNNNNNNNNNNNNNNNNNNNNNNNNNNNNNNNNNNNNNNNNNNNNNNNNNNNNNNNNNNNNNNNNNNNNNNNNNNNNNNNNNNNNNNNNNNNNNNNNNNNNNNNNNNNNNNNNNNNNNNNNNNNNNNNNNNNNNNNNNNNNNNNNNNNNNNNNNNNNNNNNNNNNNNNNNNNNNNNNNNNNNNNNNNNNNNNNNNNNNNNNNNNNNNNNNNNNNNNNNNNNNNNNNNNNNNNNNNNNNNNNNNNNNNNNNNNNNNNNNNNNNNNNNNNNNNNNNNNNNNNNNNNNNNNNNNNNNNNNNNNNNNNNNNNNNNNNNNNNNNNNNNNNNNNNNNNNNNNNNNNNNNNNNNNNNNNNNNNNNNNNNNNNNNNNNNNNNNNNNNNNNNNNNNNNNNNNNNNNNNNNNNNNNNNNNNNNNNNNNNNNNNNNNNNNNNNNNNNNNNNNNNNNNNNNNNNNNNNNNNNNNNNNNNNNNNNNNNNNNNNNNNNNNNNNNNNNNNNNNNNNNNNNNNNNNNNNNNNNNNNNNNNNNNNNNNNNNNNNNNNNNNNNNNNNNNNNNNNNNNNNNNNNNNNNNNNNNNNNNNNNNNNNNNNNNNNNNNNNNNNNNNNNNNNNNNNNNNNNNNNNNNNNNNNNNNNNNNNNNNNNNNNNNNNNNNNNNNNNNNNNNNNNNNNNNNNNNNNNNNNNNNNNNNNNNNNNNNNNNNNNNNNNNNNNNNNNNNNNNNNNNNNNNNNNNNNNNNNNNNNNNNNNNNNNNNNNNNNNNNNNNNNNNNNNNNNNNNNNNNNNNNNNNNNNNNNNNNNNNNNNNNNNNNNNNNNNNNNNNNNNNNNNNNNNNNNNNNNNNNNNNNNNNNNNNNNNNNNNNNNNNNNNNNNNNNNNNNNNNNNNNNNNNNNNNNNNNNNNNNNNNNNNNNNNNNNNNNNNNNNNNNNNNNNNNNNNNNNNNNNNNNNNNNNNNNNNNNNNNNNNNNNNNNNNNNNNNNNNNNNNNNNNNNNNNNNNNNNNNNNNNNNNNNNNNNNNNNNNNNNNNNNNNNNNNNNNNNNNNNNNNNNNNNNNNNNNNNNNNNNNNNNNNNNNNNNNNNNNNNNNNNNNNNNNNNNNNNNNNNNNNNNNNNNNNNNNNNNNNNNNNNNNNNNNNNNNNNNNNNNNNNNNNNNNNNNNNNNNNNNNNNNNNNNNNNNNNNNNNNNNNNNNNNNNNNNNNNNNNNNNNNNNNNNNNNNNNNNNNNNNNNNNNNNNNNNNNNNNNNNNNNNNNNNNNNNNNNNTTCAATACAACACAAACATCACTCTTCAACTTTATTAGAAACAGCCACAACATTCTAGTACAATCATCCACTATAGTGACAAAGAATCTATTACCATCATATGTAGGAGTATGAAATGGACCCCAAACATCTATATGTATCAACTGGAATGGACTAGAAGATATAGTAGAGCTATTTGGAAAAGGAAGTCTTGGTTGTTTAGCTAGAGGACATATTGTACAGTTGTGAACCTCATTTGAGCACTGTGTAACTGGAAGATTGAGAGTTTTAGCTAAAACATTAGATGAAGTATGACCAAGTCTTTGGTGCCATAGAACAGTTTGTGAACTTGATGAACCATCATGAACCAAATGAGAGTATGTTTGAGTATTAGCTGCAGAAGCTGAAGGATGAGGAATGAGATAAAGTCCAGCCTGTTCTCTACCAATCACCTTCACCTGCCCACTGGAGGGATCCTGAATAGTCATTAAGTCAGGATAAAAACATACTGCACACTGTAGAtcctttgtaattttttatactGACAATAGACTGAACTTAAAGTCAGGGATAAGAAGAACATTATTGATAATGTCTTGTGAAGTCATACTACTAGAAACTGTATGTATGATCAATGTACTATCTCCATTTGGTAGTTGTACACTTCTAGGTGCATCAATAGGCAATGGATGTTTATTAATCAATAATTGTGAGCGAGGAGTCATATGATTTGTTGCCCCAGAGTCTATAATCCATCCTGTATGTGCTATACTAGCTGAAAGAGCAGTAACATTACCTGATGAAGGATAGTTCTCTTGAGCTAGATTTGCACTGGAATGTGAATTTGAGTCTCTTTCAGTGTTGTTTTGCCTATTTGATTGGCCAAGCATCTGCAAGATTTGATTATATTGTTCCTGAAATGCATTCAATCCTTTGTGATAATCAACAGAATCAGCTTGTCTATCACCTCTACCATAACCTTGATTTCTTGGATTCTCAACTCTATTAAAATCAGAATGATCAGTGTCACTAATTGCATTGTTAGCAGATGGATATGATCTCCTATCATTACTTGATCTTCCTCTCCCTTGACCATTGTAAGTAGGACCAGTAGAAcctctcttctttctttcataACCAGGTGGATATCCATGAAGTTTATAACACACAGCTTGCATGTGTCCTGTTCTTTTACAGTACTCACAAAATGCATTTGGATCATAGTTTGAACTAGTATTAAACCTTGGTTTGGGAACTAATGATTGAGCAGTAAACAAGGCATTTAAATCAGATGAACTTGAACTGTGAGAGGTTTGTGACATGATACGTTGGCTTTCTCTTTCAATAAGCAGTGAGTATGCCTTATTTATAGTAGGCAAAGGTACCATCATTAGTATTTGGCTTCTAGCTTGCTCATATGAGTCATTTAATCCCATGAGAAACTGCAGTAACTTCTGATTGTGCATGAACACTACAAATTCTCTTGAATTCACACAATCACAACCAGGAACAGGTGCCAAACTATCATACTCTACCCACAACTCACGTAGCTTAGAGAAATAGGTTGAGATTGAACTTGTTCCTTGGCTAACAGTAGCAATCTCTTTGTGTAGTTGAAAGATACGTGATCCATCAATCTTGTCATATCTTTCACATAAATCCTTCCACACAGCTGCTGCATTAGTAGAATAAACAATGCCTCCAAGTAACTCCTTCGAAACACAATTCATAATCCACGAAAGCACTATACCATTGCATCTTTCCCACAGATTTGTCAAGTTAGGACCATATAACTCTTTTCTGCATGATCCATCAATGAATCCAAGTTTATTGCGACCTATAATTGCAATTCTCATAGCTCGACTCCATACTGAAAAATTATCAGCTCCAGTTAGTTGAATTGAACTAAGTAATACACCTGAATTATCTATTGAATGTAAGAACAAAGGATGATTGTGGCTCAGCTTCTCAGGCAACTCATTATCGACAGTTGCCATGGTTTTGGCTGGGATCTTGAAGCTCTATTGtgctggctctgataccatgttagtCTTCGTGTAGCTGATGCATGTTAATCATGCATGATCATGAAGCTACAGTAgagaagaaatgaagaagaagaaacagagaagaacaaagaagaagaagcagtATAGGTGAAGGAATCGTGTGTATTCCTTGTGTATATTCTCAAAAGTGTATTTGTAATCTGTACATGCAACTACATATATACAAGAATAACAAACTGAATttattctaactactctaacaATCTTCTAACTACTTTAACAACCTCCTAACTACTTTAACAACTTCTATGATGGATAGTCCTCTTAATTACAATTATTTACATAATGAACCTAACACTAAAGCTTTAAGTAATGCCTTCTTTAATATACAGAAGTTGTTTCTTATAGTTTCTTAGTTGTAAAGTATATCGAAAATTATGTAAAGCAAATACAATTATGAAGAAGTTATgttgaaaacaataaaaaatgtcGATCTCTTATATGTGTTTAGTTAAGCAGTCCTCAAAAAAGGGATAATGTATAATTATTCTCTCTTTAGTtaaactaaggtcttattatccTCCTAAATtcattttgtaattttgtacactCTTTTAACTTACGTGACATCCCAATATCTATCACTCACTTCAGTTGCATGGAGTCACGAAGTGTATCACGTCAGCccaaaaggtgtacaaaattatcaaaaaaaagagtttttttttttgggggggagggggggggctAAAAGGACATTAATTTAGTTACAGTGTGTCTCTATAATAATTTCGATCATTGTCTAGAGGGGTGCTTATGTCTTttctcaaaaaagaaataaacgTTAGTTTTCTCCTTTAGGAGTTAGTTAATTGgctaatattattactatacaagatgaataatttaaaatcatatggaagaaaattatttatcttttacaaTCCATATAAATTTAGAGAGTTCAAAACACGTCGAAAGAAATATATctttacaattaaaaaatatgtttaaatcATTTTTCGCATTTTTCAGTATGTCCAATACTTTTTAGTAGTCTTTTTTCCTAGGTAGAAACTTTAAATATcgtgaaaaatataaataatttgtagAAGCATGATATGTGATGATTAAATCATATAGTCGATCAAATATGCTTAGGACTAAACGAAACATGAATCCTAACTATATAATGAAGATTAATCactattgaattttaatttggaCCACAATGAAATTATTTGTCAACAAAAGAATATCATAATCCTTTTTCACAATTTCTTAAAGATCTAAAGACTGAAGATAATCTTCCTTCTTATTTATCATAAAAGGTAATTCTCACCATAAGTACTATTTGTGAAAAGATTTCAATCTCCTCGCAGATCTTCTCTTAATATGGTTTCGACATCAGACAAAGAAATTTAAggaaataacaaagaaaaggTATAATAAAGGAGAAACATAGATAAGGTGAAGTTGCACCTTTCCATGGCCTTCATTcgcatttattttttttgtccttttaattttttttcttatttaaattaattattttattataaaattaatgtacTTACTTTAGTACAATTAAAGATTTTATTAATGGATGCACATTTTCAACAAATAAAAACCCTTCACATgtatcttctcttttttttcgtctccttttaatatttttacttcattattctcattaattaaccaatattttgataattaaaataatattaaatctAATTATATTGGGATAAGACAGAAGTATCGCGTAGACTATAACTGAAATCTCATAGACACATACCTAAACATAACTAGAGTCATATTACCCTTCCCTTTACCCccaaactaatttaaaatggaataaataCACCATAAATATTGAGAGAGTGTGCACACTCTCTTGAAGGCAAGTGATGAATGCACGAATTCAACACATGTCATTTCTTAATTGATAACTTTATAATTAGGTCTAACCCATCGTGCGGCGGCTTGTTAAAGTTGGCATGAAGTTTCACTTATTCACCTTAAGTAGAcaatgttcattttagacatctTACATGGGGTCTCTTTGTGTCATTTTAACACTATTTTGTCAATAAACAAGAACTTGACTAAAACAACAATGGAGAAGAGAGGCCACACCCATTTTGATGTTTGAAATTGATTAACTGAAGAGAAAATCCTTCTAAAATCAATTTGATAACTGCTAACAATATTGAGAGAGAATTGTTTTGAAATAATTTGATATCTGCTAACAATTaaaagagtatttaagaagaaaaaaaagggaagttAAAAAGGATGTGTAAACGTGGATTTAACTGGTCAATGTTATGTATCTAGAAgttttaaaaatgagaaaagacataaagtaacTATTGAAGttatttcagattttaaataagACACATTAATTTTGTAACTGTCCTATTATCCCACTTAACAATTATGAACTGGTATTATTATACCATTTTTTGCCTTAAATTTTAAGAAGCAAGTAAATTCACACAGCAATCAATACATGACAagtgttaatttaattaaaaatgtattattattttttagtttaattcctttatttatttatttttgtttttctctctcttactttttgaattttaattttgatttattttaaatttcatttcatcttccacctttcttcattttcttttttttctcttcaccTTCCACCCCTCGTGTCAAATTGAATCTCActcccatttttttcttttcttttctttttcttcttcttcaccggtcaaattttattcataatattatttatacttcactaaattattgataacaaaattaattatttttctaaataatttaaaattttgaagtatcatcaattactcattttcatataaatccaaaattagaatcataattttaaaagaataaattaatttccaaaaattgaaagaacttaattgaaatcggataaaacaaaaaatatatgatactcCTTGATCATCTCATTAATTTAgctcattttcatataatttcaaaactagaaatgatgaaaaaatcataattctccgaaatttgaaaaagtttaattgaaatttgaattaaaaaaaactaagtaaTACGACTAATCATTTTGAAATCTAATGTTCTTATCAAATTGTTCGAAtgtaatataatgtttagatatagttttaaattaaagagaTAGTTAAACTAATAGTAGTAAAAAAGGGAGATGAAATTGTGATAAAAAGTGACATTTAAAGTGAGGAACTTCAATTaagatgaaaatgatttttttaaagaagaaggaagaaagaaaaagaaaaaaaaataataaggtaaaaagttaaaatagaaagaaaaagaaaaaaaataataaggagaaaaagttaaaatagaaagaaaaagaaaaaaaataataaggagaaaaagttaaaataataagaaaaacaaaaaattgtaatttatagcaACATACttgcaaaataaaattatattcattttttttgttcacGCTCTCTAAGAGAGTGCATTTACTCTCCATGTCAGGTGaacaatgaatgatgtattacTCTCCATGTCAGGTGAACAatgaatgatgtaataatatcagtTTAAAATTGTTTAGGGATAATAGAACGCTTGCATAATTtaagtgtctttttaaaaatttgaaatgacTTCAGATATCagtttatattttctctttaaaaattgaaatgactttttttttgaaatatttaaaagagatagaaaaaaatagaaaataagaaaactTAAATTGTGTATgtaagtaatttttcctttttatctttatcgatttttatcatttatgtaTATGAGCCATGAGGCTCTATGACAACTCTGTGAGATGCTTCAAGCTGACCAAAATAATGAATTTCGATCCTTTATGCATAGTAAACTTAATAATGGAAAGTTATGTAATGTCGGTcgttttaactattttttgttttaatgaattgttgtaatttttttacgttttgaatgaattttttttttaatttttgtatataattaataaccGAATAACCAAATCAAATCGAAATTGATAACAACCAAaccaaaatatatgtattatatttgatttggtttgattttcaTAATCTTAAAATCGATTGAATcagtttgattttaattttaatcgatAATCAATCCTAACCGATCCGTGAAAAcccccaatatatatatatatatatatatatatatatatatatatataatcgagattgaaaaatgattaattaaattagacgTAGGgagtatttataattttatatataatcgAGATTACTGGTGATTAGTCAATAATAAATTGATTGAACAAGCTTAGATCCACCGACGAAAAATTGGATCCCCTTTCTCCATCAGTCAACCCCCTCCATTAATCGTCGTATAAATCAACCAAAATCCCCATTTTTTTAGCCATAAATCAATCACCAAACTTCTCTGCATTTCACCAACGAAATTCTTAACAATGGCAGCCGCTTCACCGACACCAGTTCTTCCAATTTCCAACCCCCAAACCACCTCCACAACCGTCGCCACCACCGATACCCAACAAACCGTCACCGGTGTGGGTCCTACCCCGGCTCTCCGTGCATTCATCAATCGCATCTCTGAAACCGTCCAAGGTGGTCTCTCCAATCGCCGTCCATGGGCTGAACTCGTTGATCGTTCTGCCTTCGCTAAACCCGAATCTGTTTCCGATGCTACCCTTCGTATCCGCAAAAACTACTCCTATTTCCGTACCAATTACCTTTCTCTCCTCGCCGTTGTCCTCGCTTTCAGTCTCATCACAAACCCATTTTCCCTCATTCTTCTCACCGGTCTCCTCGCTGCTTGGCTTTTTCTTTACCTTTTCCGTCCATCAGATCCGCCTTTGGTTCTATTTGGTCGCCAGTTTTCTGAACGGGAAACGCTTGGGGTTCTCATTGTTTCCACCGTCGTTGTTATTTTCCTCACCAGCGTCGGATCTGTTCTTGTTTCTGCTTTGATGATTGGTCTCGCAATTGTGTGTACACATGCTGCTTTTAGGGTTCCGGAAGATCTTTTCCTTGACGATCAGGAGTCTCCGGCAACtgggtttctctctttcttggcCGGCGCCGCCCCTACCTCCGGCCCCGCTGCTGTTTCCGCTAGGGTTTGAGGGTAAACGACACCGTATTGAGGTCCAAGGAAATTGATTTCTTATAAAGGTAATTGAAATTGATTAGTAGATTAAGAGAATaatcaaaaattatattaaccCAAAGAgattgttcttttttcttttttagttaatATGGAATTGTATAATCAGGATCTGCTGGGGATTTTGTTTGTGTAATTTGTTGTAGTACAAAGTTTATATGTCTTATTATTTGATTGATTCATTtcttaattgttgttaataagtatgataatgaatgttgtatatgtttactttaattctaaattttcataattagaGAACAGCATAACCACTCCTATACATTTCACACTTAATgtattaaattgttttatttcttattcATGTTGTTATACTTCCTATACATTTCACAATTAATGTATTAAATTGTTGTcaaaaaatgtaattaatatCCTAAAACACTGGTAATACTATTCCTTTTGGATTGTGGGAGATCTTTAATGTTATTAGGTGGGGTGGACAATAGtatatcatttttaattagAGGTTCAAATTCAATTCAAATGAAATTGCTAATGCTCTacccttttaattaaaatttgtcgATTCAAATACGAATTAATTGagctttaaaataaatatcaaatattgagTGGTTAATCAAAAGGATTGGAAATTTTCGGTTTGAAGGCAATCTCATACTTGGCTCTTTAGCTTTGCCCGAATGTCAAAATAGATGTGGAACGTTAAgttgtaaataaaaaaagatcgGAGATATTTGGTTTGAAGGCAACCTCATACCTTGATCGTAGCTTTGCTTGAGCTTCAAAATAGATAATGAACATTGAATCGTAAATCACAAAGATCGGAGATTTTTGGTTTGAAGGCAACTTCATACTTTGCTCTTAGCTCCCCCCATACCCCTCCCTCCCCCCCTTTCACCATATTTCACCCACACACTATTTAGACTTAATACTTTGATTAATCAAattctcaatatttttattgtcaaacaataaaaatagtGAATCCATTAGCAAAGATGAGAACCTCGTTAATGTGCATCTGTTTTCAT
Proteins encoded:
- the LOC107032091 gene encoding PRA1 family protein B4-like; translation: MAAASPTPVLPISNPQTTSTTVATTDTQQTVTGVGPTPALRAFINRISETVQGGLSNRRPWAELVDRSAFAKPESVSDATLRIRKNYSYFRTNYLSLLAVVLAFSLITNPFSLILLTGLLAAWLFLYLFRPSDPPLVLFGRQFSERETLGVLIVSTVVVIFLTSVGSVLVSALMIGLAIVCTHAAFRVPEDLFLDDQESPATGFLSFLAGAAPTSGPAAVSARV
- the LOC107002032 gene encoding uncharacterized protein LOC107002032, giving the protein MRIAIIGRNKLGFIDGSCRKELYGPNLTNLWERCNGIVLSWIMNCVSKELLGGIVYSTNAAAVWKDLCERYDKIDGSRIFQLHKEIATVSQGTSSISTYFSKLRELWVEYDSLAPVPGCDCVNSREFVVFMHNQKLLQFLMGLNDSYEQARSQILMMVPLPTINKAYSLLIERESQRIMSQTSHSSSSSDLNALFTAQSLVPKPRFNTSSNYDPNAFCEYCKRTGHMQAVCYKLHGYPPGYERKKRGSTGPTYNGQGRGRSSNDRRSYPSANNAISDTDHSDFNRVENPRNQGYGRGDRQADSVDYHKGLNAFQEQYNQILQMLGQSNRQNNTERDSNSHSSANLAQENYPSSGSLQWAGEGDW